The following are from one region of the Chloroflexota bacterium genome:
- a CDS encoding AzlC family ABC transporter permease — MRRDLRQDVPPLTAVAAIGLAEARRRLVLDMAGIVVSSAAFGVVFGLAAERAGYSIAEAVAMSTIVFAGASQFAAVGLVAAATPWPAIVLLTAFLNARHLLYSAALAPWLRGVSRPERAAMAYVLTDEAFALSLAHFKRLGRLDVGGYWIAAIGSTFIPWNVATVLGFLVGGSVAAPDRFGLDVVFPAAMAGLATGLVTGRREIVAVGAAIVVAVVVALAWDPHVAVVIGGLVGPLIGLAL; from the coding sequence GTGCGACGGGACCTGCGCCAAGACGTTCCTCCGCTGACCGCCGTCGCCGCGATCGGGCTCGCGGAGGCTCGCCGCCGCCTCGTCCTCGACATGGCCGGCATCGTCGTGTCGTCCGCCGCCTTCGGGGTCGTGTTCGGGCTCGCCGCCGAGCGGGCCGGCTACTCGATCGCGGAGGCCGTCGCGATGAGCACGATCGTCTTCGCCGGCGCCTCGCAGTTCGCGGCGGTCGGGCTCGTCGCCGCGGCGACCCCGTGGCCGGCGATCGTCCTCCTGACGGCGTTCCTCAACGCTCGCCACCTGCTGTATTCGGCAGCCCTTGCACCGTGGCTCCGCGGCGTCTCGCGTCCGGAACGGGCCGCGATGGCCTACGTCCTCACCGATGAGGCGTTCGCGCTCTCGCTCGCCCATTTCAAACGGCTCGGCCGCCTCGACGTCGGCGGCTACTGGATCGCGGCGATCGGGTCCACGTTCATTCCGTGGAATGTCGCCACCGTCCTCGGATTCCTCGTCGGGGGCTCGGTCGCCGCGCCGGACCGATTCGGGCTCGACGTCGTCTTTCCGGCCGCGATGGCCGGCCTCGCCACGGGACTCGTCACCGGCCGGCGGGAGATCGTGGCGGTCGGGGCCGCGATCGTCGTGGCGGTGGTCGTCGCACTTGCCTGGGATCCCCACGTCGCGGTCGTCATCGGCGGCCTCGTCGGTCCCCTCATCGGACTCGCCCTGTGA
- a CDS encoding Glu/Leu/Phe/Val dehydrogenase, whose protein sequence is MTTEQTAVRINAWEIAQRQFDLAADHLNLDPGLRRVLREPRRELTVHFPVHMDDGSVQVFTGYRVQHNLGRGPAKGGLRYHQDVSLDEVKALAMWMTWKCAVVGIPYGGGKGGVIVDPKKLSQKELEGLTRRFATEISVLIGPERDIPAPDVNTNAQTMAWIMDTYSMHVGYTVPGVVTGKPIALGGSEGRNEATGRGAVYCIVEAAAHLGMDLRAAKVAVQGFGNAGSIAARLIVDEGSTVVAVSDSTGGIHNPAGLDIERVIAWKREHGTVQGFPGATDVTNADVLEVECDILIPAALENQITSRNAKNIQARLIAEAANGPTTPDADEILFDRGVFLIPDILCNAGGVTVSYFEWVQDLNRDHWSEPIVNAKLKEIMIRAFGETHRIAELEQVNMRTAAYLLAVQRVADATAMRGLYP, encoded by the coding sequence ATGACCACCGAGCAGACCGCGGTGCGCATCAACGCATGGGAGATCGCGCAGCGGCAGTTCGACCTCGCGGCCGACCACCTCAACCTCGACCCGGGCCTCCGCCGCGTGCTCCGCGAGCCACGACGCGAGCTCACGGTCCATTTCCCGGTCCACATGGACGATGGAAGCGTCCAGGTCTTCACCGGATACCGCGTCCAGCACAACCTCGGCCGCGGACCCGCGAAGGGCGGCCTGCGGTACCACCAGGACGTCAGCCTCGACGAAGTCAAGGCGCTCGCGATGTGGATGACGTGGAAGTGCGCGGTCGTCGGCATCCCGTACGGCGGCGGCAAGGGCGGCGTCATCGTCGACCCGAAGAAGCTCAGCCAGAAGGAGCTCGAGGGTCTCACCCGTCGCTTCGCGACGGAGATCAGCGTCCTCATCGGCCCGGAGCGCGACATCCCCGCCCCGGACGTGAACACGAACGCCCAGACGATGGCCTGGATCATGGACACGTACTCGATGCACGTCGGGTATACGGTCCCGGGCGTCGTCACCGGCAAGCCGATCGCCCTCGGCGGGTCGGAAGGCCGGAACGAGGCGACCGGCCGGGGCGCCGTCTACTGCATCGTCGAGGCGGCCGCCCATCTCGGGATGGACCTTCGAGCGGCGAAGGTCGCCGTCCAGGGCTTCGGCAATGCTGGCTCGATCGCCGCCCGCCTCATCGTCGACGAGGGGTCGACCGTCGTCGCCGTGAGCGACTCGACCGGCGGAATCCACAATCCGGCAGGGCTCGACATCGAGCGGGTCATCGCCTGGAAGCGGGAGCACGGCACGGTCCAGGGCTTCCCGGGCGCGACGGACGTGACGAATGCGGATGTCCTCGAGGTGGAGTGCGACATCCTCATCCCGGCCGCACTCGAGAATCAGATCACCTCGCGCAACGCGAAGAACATCCAGGCTCGACTCATCGCCGAGGCGGCGAACGGCCCGACGACGCCCGATGCCGACGAGATTCTCTTCGACCGCGGGGTCTTCCTCATCCCGGACATCCTCTGCAACGCGGGCGGCGTGACGGTGAGCTACTTCGAGTGGGTCCAGGACCTCAACCGCGACCACTGGAGCGAGCCGATCGTCAACGCGAAGCTCAAGGAGATCATGATCCGGGCGTTCGGTGAGACGCATCGCATCGCCGAGCTGGAACAGGTGAACATGCGGACCGCCGCGTACCTGCTCGCCGTTCAGCGGGTCGCGGACGCCACGGCGATGCGCGGCCTCTACCCGTAG
- a CDS encoding AzlD domain-containing protein: MSLDLIGLALLMGAVTYPSRALPILAPGIERLPPPVLAYLRLVGPAVLAALAAVNTVVVNDPNGRASFHVGIELPAVVLCVALVAWRRNLFIGLLAGVALAAVTRAAGLA; this comes from the coding sequence GTGAGCCTCGACCTCATCGGGCTCGCCCTCCTCATGGGCGCCGTGACCTATCCATCGCGGGCGCTGCCGATCCTCGCTCCCGGCATCGAGCGATTGCCGCCGCCCGTGCTCGCCTACCTCCGGCTCGTCGGCCCGGCCGTCCTCGCCGCGCTCGCCGCGGTCAACACCGTGGTCGTGAACGACCCGAACGGCAGGGCGAGCTTCCACGTCGGGATCGAGCTGCCGGCCGTGGTCCTCTGCGTCGCCCTCGTCGCGTGGCGCCGGAACCTCTTCATCGGACTCCTCGCCGGGGTCGCGCTCGCCGCCGTCACCCGCGCGGCCGGCCTCGCCTGA
- a CDS encoding MFS transporter, with product MQRSLAAVLAGTFTLRFSTGLTGALLVYYLAELPRHGGISVGPITLGLFGALFFASELILSTPFGLLADRLGHHRVMQYGPAFGAVAVLLTWATTNVSLLGATRILEGASTAASVPSILGFIALATAGDELLRGRAAARFEGATLAGLGVGIVVAGPLWQAIGRAGFLLNAAIYVGSFLIYRFGVADPQDPAKRAESTAAHPGIRRYAEILGRSHVWLLAPTWIAVNASLGLWTSQALFQLVRHRPEEFRNQYLMGLADPIQVSIGLAVGLVVFFAGLVFWGERFRRIRRTTIIFYGICGGATVLIAAGFVNHSEGLPFIVRLAETIPIGIGLFVLAGATPAALGLLADVSEAYPNDRGAIMGLYSVFLALGQITGNLLGGAAAMARGIDGLLIATIVLLAIALLPLSRLRSFEHRLTPSPDVAPGQTDGPAPPEVLHP from the coding sequence ATGCAGCGTTCCCTCGCGGCGGTCCTTGCCGGAACCTTCACCCTTCGCTTCTCGACCGGCCTGACCGGCGCCCTCCTCGTCTATTACCTCGCCGAGCTGCCGAGACACGGCGGAATCAGCGTGGGGCCGATCACCCTCGGCCTGTTCGGCGCGTTGTTCTTCGCCTCCGAACTCATCCTCTCGACGCCGTTCGGGCTGCTCGCGGACCGACTCGGCCATCACCGGGTCATGCAGTACGGGCCGGCGTTCGGGGCGGTCGCGGTCCTGCTCACCTGGGCCACGACGAACGTCTCGCTCCTCGGTGCGACCCGCATCCTCGAAGGCGCGTCCACGGCGGCCTCGGTCCCCTCGATCCTGGGGTTCATCGCTCTCGCGACAGCCGGCGACGAGCTCCTCCGCGGGCGGGCGGCCGCCCGGTTCGAGGGCGCGACGCTCGCCGGCCTCGGCGTCGGCATCGTCGTTGCCGGGCCGCTCTGGCAGGCGATCGGCCGGGCGGGCTTCCTCCTCAACGCGGCGATCTATGTCGGCTCGTTCCTCATCTACCGGTTCGGTGTCGCCGACCCACAGGACCCGGCGAAGCGGGCCGAGTCGACCGCCGCCCACCCCGGGATCCGACGGTACGCGGAGATCCTCGGCCGGTCGCACGTCTGGCTGCTCGCCCCGACCTGGATCGCGGTGAATGCGTCCCTCGGGCTGTGGACCAGTCAGGCCCTGTTCCAGCTCGTCCGACATCGCCCGGAGGAGTTCCGCAACCAGTACCTCATGGGCCTCGCCGACCCGATCCAGGTGAGCATCGGCCTTGCCGTCGGCCTCGTGGTCTTCTTCGCCGGCCTCGTGTTCTGGGGTGAGCGGTTCCGGCGGATCCGACGGACGACGATCATCTTCTACGGGATCTGCGGCGGCGCGACGGTCCTCATCGCAGCCGGATTCGTCAATCACAGCGAGGGGCTGCCGTTCATCGTCCGTCTCGCCGAGACGATCCCGATCGGCATCGGCCTCTTCGTCCTCGCCGGGGCGACCCCGGCCGCCCTCGGCCTCCTCGCCGACGTGTCCGAGGCGTACCCGAACGATCGCGGCGCGATCATGGGTCTCTACTCCGTGTTCCTCGCCCTCGGTCAGATCACCGGCAACCTCCTCGGCGGGGCGGCGGCGATGGCCCGTGGCATCGACGGTCTGCTGATCGCGACGATCGTCCTCCTCGCGATCGCCCTCCTGCCCCTCAGCCGGCTCCGGTCGTTCGAGCACCGCCTCACGCCCTCGCCGGACGTGGCGCCAGGCCAGACCGACGGCCCCGCGCCGCCAGAAGTCCTTCATCCATGA
- a CDS encoding DegV family protein: MSRVAIVTDSASDLMPATAAAAGIAIVPLEVSFGDVRFKAGVDLTTEQFWERMAAPDQPFPKTAAASAGDFVTILERRFAEGAESAVCIVVAGSLSGTLKAALIARDNLPEREIHVVDSGSASMGEGLLALMAVEMAARGSTAAEIAATLEDRRSDLDLYVALDTLEYLKRGGRISGTQAAVGTLLSVKPIITIRAGAVDTADKVRTRSKARERVLELLTTRPVERVAILHTMAEDVQGFRDELVRRMPGGIDPAAVSIQPVGPSIGPHLGPGGIGAVVLYAR, encoded by the coding sequence TTGAGCCGAGTCGCCATCGTCACAGACTCCGCCTCCGACTTGATGCCCGCGACCGCGGCCGCAGCCGGCATCGCCATCGTCCCGCTCGAGGTGAGTTTCGGCGACGTACGGTTCAAGGCCGGCGTGGACCTCACGACCGAGCAGTTCTGGGAGCGCATGGCGGCGCCCGACCAGCCATTCCCGAAGACCGCGGCGGCGAGCGCCGGCGACTTCGTCACGATCCTCGAGCGCCGTTTCGCGGAGGGTGCCGAGTCGGCCGTCTGCATCGTCGTCGCCGGCAGCCTGTCCGGGACGCTCAAGGCAGCCCTGATCGCCCGGGACAACCTCCCCGAGCGCGAGATCCACGTCGTGGACTCCGGGTCGGCCTCGATGGGCGAGGGGCTGCTCGCCCTCATGGCGGTCGAGATGGCGGCTCGCGGCTCGACGGCCGCGGAGATCGCGGCGACCCTCGAGGACCGCCGCTCGGACCTCGACCTGTACGTCGCCCTCGACACGCTCGAGTACCTCAAGCGCGGCGGGCGGATCAGCGGCACGCAGGCGGCCGTGGGGACGCTTCTCAGCGTCAAGCCGATCATCACGATCCGGGCCGGAGCGGTGGATACCGCGGACAAGGTCCGTACCCGATCGAAGGCCCGCGAACGGGTCCTCGAGCTGCTGACGACCCGACCGGTCGAACGGGTCGCGATCCTCCACACGATGGCCGAGGACGTCCAAGGCTTCCGCGACGAGCTGGTCCGACGGATGCCCGGCGGCATCGATCCGGCGGCCGTCTCCATCCAGCCGGTCGGACCGTCGATCGGGCCGCACCTTGGACCGGGTGGGATCGGAGCGGTCGTCCTCTACGCTCGCTGA
- a CDS encoding AAA family ATPase translates to MRHLYLAATGQNRGKTTAALGFVDGFIREGLATGFMKPVGQRTVIQDGVPADEDAVLMRAVFGLRDALPAMSPVHIPRGFTKAYIAGEVVEDLPARIRDAHATFAERDVLLVEGTGHAGVGAVVGLSNAVVAALLGTPTVIVSEGGVGRPIDEIVLNASLFRAHGVLVAGAIVNKVELDAQPGIARTLERGLALHGIPLLGILPYRPILSNPTLGMVLEGVHGETIHPGPDLDAVIGGVAIGAMEPGHMLERIGPRTLVIVPGDREDVIRTVIEVNGPGAAALGLVLTGGYRPRPAVIDAIRRADLFATLVAEDTYPVASEVHDLLVKTHPADREKIELIKALVAEHLDIDRILAAATEHGR, encoded by the coding sequence ATGCGCCACCTGTACCTCGCCGCCACCGGCCAGAACCGCGGCAAGACGACCGCCGCGCTCGGCTTCGTGGACGGCTTCATCCGGGAGGGACTGGCCACCGGCTTCATGAAGCCGGTGGGCCAGCGGACGGTCATCCAGGACGGTGTCCCGGCGGACGAGGACGCGGTCCTCATGCGGGCGGTGTTCGGTCTCCGCGACGCGCTCCCGGCGATGAGCCCCGTCCACATCCCCCGCGGCTTCACGAAGGCGTATATCGCCGGTGAGGTCGTCGAGGACCTGCCGGCCCGGATCCGCGACGCGCACGCGACGTTCGCCGAGCGTGACGTGCTCCTCGTCGAGGGCACCGGCCACGCCGGCGTCGGGGCGGTGGTCGGGCTCTCGAACGCGGTCGTCGCCGCGCTCCTCGGAACGCCCACCGTCATCGTCTCGGAAGGAGGCGTCGGCCGGCCGATCGACGAGATCGTCCTCAACGCGTCGCTCTTCCGAGCCCATGGCGTCCTCGTCGCCGGGGCGATCGTCAACAAGGTCGAGCTCGATGCCCAGCCGGGGATCGCCCGGACCCTCGAGCGTGGCCTCGCGCTGCACGGCATCCCTCTCCTCGGCATCCTCCCGTATCGGCCGATCCTGTCGAACCCGACGCTCGGCATGGTCCTCGAGGGTGTCCACGGCGAGACGATCCACCCGGGTCCGGACCTCGACGCGGTCATCGGCGGCGTGGCAATCGGAGCGATGGAGCCCGGCCACATGCTCGAGCGGATCGGCCCGCGGACACTCGTCATCGTGCCCGGCGACCGGGAGGATGTCATCCGGACCGTCATCGAGGTGAACGGTCCAGGAGCCGCCGCGCTCGGCCTCGTCCTCACCGGTGGCTATCGACCGCGACCCGCCGTCATCGACGCGATCCGCCGGGCGGACCTGTTCGCGACGCTCGTCGCCGAGGACACCTATCCGGTCGCCTCCGAGGTCCACGACCTCCTCGTCAAGACGCATCCGGCGGATCGGGAAAAGATCGAGCTCATCAAGGCCCTCGTCGCGGAGCACCTCGACATCGACCGGATCCTCGCCGCGGCGACGGAGCATGGCCGATGA
- a CDS encoding gamma-glutamyltransferase family protein, producing the protein MADVMATERPLVPMALARGRTAAVVAPHHLATAAGLSILRAGGTAVDAAIATNAVLAVVMPNGCGIGGDAFWLIWEEASATMSALNGSGRAPAAADAAAWRRAGATALPMRGPLTITTPGAVRSWARAQARHGRLSRATILSPAIDLAARGFPAWDGYIAAVERSAEIFRTSPALPDHGSAWASVHRPAGRPWRPGELVRQPALARTLERLALAGFDDLYDGDLAGRQASGLAAAGSPITAADLAAQDATWEAPISTSYRGGTVTTHPPNSSGLVALEILAILDRFDPPTRSAFGPAGVTDAAWLHTGIEAAKLAMADRDAFLADPAVVDIPVEHLLDPGRIAELAGRIDPGHAAAPRPSVHPRGGGTVYLATVDADGSAVSLIESNYRGFGSGVLDPATGIHYHDRGSYFTLAEGHPNELAPGKRPLHTLLPAMLVRAGRPWVVLGSMGGDTQPQILAQVVSALVDGGVDVATAIAAPRAFVEAAEHFAPPIAVRLESRFAPSIAAALTARGHPVTEVAAFDDQLGHCHAIELVDGGPATADGSVAAATDPRSAGAPAVC; encoded by the coding sequence GTGGCGGACGTGATGGCGACCGAACGGCCCCTCGTGCCGATGGCGCTCGCGCGCGGTCGGACCGCTGCGGTCGTTGCGCCGCACCATCTGGCGACCGCCGCCGGCCTGTCGATCCTCCGTGCCGGTGGAACCGCTGTCGACGCGGCGATCGCGACGAATGCCGTCCTCGCGGTGGTCATGCCCAACGGCTGTGGGATCGGCGGTGATGCGTTCTGGCTCATCTGGGAGGAGGCGTCCGCGACGATGTCGGCGCTCAACGGATCCGGCCGGGCGCCGGCCGCCGCCGATGCGGCAGCGTGGCGACGGGCCGGGGCGACGGCGCTCCCGATGCGCGGTCCACTCACGATCACGACGCCGGGAGCCGTCCGCTCCTGGGCCCGGGCCCAGGCGCGCCACGGCCGCCTCTCGCGGGCCACGATCCTCTCCCCCGCGATCGACCTTGCGGCGCGTGGATTTCCCGCCTGGGATGGCTACATCGCGGCCGTCGAGCGGAGCGCCGAGATCTTCCGCACGTCCCCGGCCTTGCCTGATCACGGTTCCGCATGGGCGTCCGTGCACCGACCGGCTGGTCGCCCGTGGCGGCCCGGCGAGCTCGTCCGCCAGCCCGCACTCGCTCGGACGCTCGAACGACTCGCCCTGGCGGGCTTCGACGACCTGTACGACGGCGATCTCGCCGGCCGGCAGGCGTCCGGTCTCGCGGCCGCCGGATCGCCGATCACGGCTGCCGACCTCGCTGCGCAGGACGCGACCTGGGAGGCGCCGATCTCGACGTCGTATCGCGGCGGGACGGTGACCACCCATCCCCCGAACTCGTCCGGCCTGGTCGCGCTCGAGATCCTCGCCATCCTCGACCGGTTCGACCCGCCGACCCGGTCCGCGTTCGGGCCCGCGGGTGTCACGGATGCGGCGTGGCTCCACACGGGCATCGAGGCGGCGAAGCTCGCGATGGCGGATCGCGACGCGTTCCTCGCCGACCCCGCGGTCGTCGACATTCCGGTCGAGCACCTCCTCGACCCTGGTCGGATCGCCGAGCTTGCCGGACGGATCGATCCGGGACACGCCGCCGCTCCGCGGCCATCTGTCCATCCCCGCGGCGGCGGGACCGTCTACCTCGCGACGGTGGACGCCGACGGAAGCGCGGTGAGCCTCATCGAATCGAACTATCGCGGCTTCGGCTCCGGCGTCCTCGACCCCGCGACCGGGATCCATTACCACGACCGCGGGTCGTACTTCACGCTCGCCGAGGGACACCCGAACGAGCTCGCTCCGGGCAAGCGACCCCTCCATACCCTCCTGCCGGCGATGCTCGTTCGCGCGGGACGGCCGTGGGTGGTCCTGGGCTCGATGGGCGGCGACACCCAGCCGCAGATCCTCGCCCAGGTGGTCTCCGCCCTCGTCGACGGCGGGGTCGACGTCGCCACCGCGATCGCCGCGCCGCGGGCGTTCGTGGAGGCGGCGGAGCACTTCGCCCCACCGATCGCCGTGCGGCTCGAGTCGCGCTTCGCGCCATCGATCGCCGCCGCGCTCACCGCCCGCGGCCACCCGGTGACGGAGGTCGCCGCCTTCGATGACCAGCTCGGCCATTGTCACGCCATCGAGCTCGTCGACGGCGGTCCGGCGACGGCCGATGGCTCCGTCGCCGCCGCGACCGACCCGCGGAGCGCCGGCGCACCTGCCGTCTGCTGA
- a CDS encoding M20 family metallopeptidase, producing MDHPIADPGLATLHDLVADDEPAFLADLATLVGIDCGSYTKAGVDEVGRWVGGYLRELGATVTVHRHDTLGDTVVGTVDGTPGGPRLLLVGHMDTVFDPGTVADRPFRIEAGRAYGPGVTDMKGGLLTGLHALAALRRTHDPLPFERMTFIANPDEEIGSPTSTPIIRLAAAEADLCLVLECARANGDIVSSRKGILDARLTIHGRAAHAGVEPEKGRSAILAAAHLVPALHALSGRWPGVTCNVGVLHGGTRPNVVAEQATLEVDLRAIVRADLEAAEAAVRELIATPAVPDVTVELEPMARWWPMEKLERSGRLVELAVDTAARLGFPLRDAATGGASDANTTAGMGVPSLDGLGPIGGNDHSPAEYLEVDSIVPRTALLAGLIVAASRDPIVRSWRT from the coding sequence ATGGACCACCCCATCGCCGACCCCGGGCTCGCCACGCTCCACGATCTCGTCGCCGACGACGAGCCGGCGTTCCTCGCCGACCTCGCGACCCTCGTCGGCATCGACTGCGGGAGCTACACGAAGGCCGGCGTCGACGAAGTCGGCCGCTGGGTCGGCGGCTATCTCCGCGAACTCGGGGCGACCGTGACCGTCCATCGGCACGACACGCTCGGCGACACCGTCGTCGGGACCGTGGACGGGACACCGGGCGGGCCGCGTCTCCTGCTCGTCGGCCACATGGACACCGTCTTCGATCCGGGGACCGTGGCGGACCGCCCGTTCCGGATCGAAGCCGGCCGCGCCTACGGGCCGGGCGTGACGGACATGAAGGGCGGCCTCCTGACCGGTCTCCATGCGCTCGCCGCACTGCGCCGGACCCACGATCCGCTGCCGTTCGAACGCATGACGTTCATCGCCAATCCCGACGAGGAGATCGGCTCCCCGACATCGACGCCGATCATCCGGCTGGCCGCCGCCGAGGCGGACCTCTGCCTTGTCCTCGAATGCGCCCGCGCGAATGGCGACATCGTGAGCTCGCGCAAGGGGATCCTCGACGCTCGCCTCACGATCCACGGCCGCGCCGCGCACGCCGGGGTGGAGCCCGAGAAGGGCCGCAGCGCGATCCTCGCCGCCGCCCACCTCGTGCCGGCGCTCCATGCCCTGAGCGGGCGCTGGCCGGGCGTGACATGCAACGTCGGCGTCCTCCACGGCGGGACACGGCCGAACGTGGTCGCCGAGCAGGCGACGCTCGAGGTGGATCTCCGGGCGATCGTCCGGGCGGACCTCGAGGCGGCCGAGGCGGCCGTCCGCGAGCTCATCGCGACCCCAGCTGTCCCCGATGTGACCGTCGAGCTCGAGCCGATGGCCCGCTGGTGGCCGATGGAGAAGCTCGAGCGGTCCGGCCGGCTCGTCGAGCTCGCCGTGGATACCGCCGCCCGGCTCGGCTTTCCGCTCCGCGATGCGGCGACCGGCGGCGCCTCGGACGCGAACACGACCGCGGGCATGGGCGTGCCGAGTCTCGACGGCCTCGGGCCGATCGGCGGCAACGACCACTCGCCGGCCGAATATCTCGAGGTGGACTCGATCGTTCCCCGCACCGCCCTCCTCGCGGGGCTCATCGTCGCCGCCAGCCGCGACCCCATAGTCCGCTCGTGGCGGACGTGA